One window from the genome of Raphanus sativus cultivar WK10039 unplaced genomic scaffold, ASM80110v3 Scaffold3924, whole genome shotgun sequence encodes:
- the LOC130507031 gene encoding uncharacterized protein At4g02000-like, with product MLILQKWEPVVSDSFPSRISFWVQVHGIPLHYWTDGTINAIGAVLGPIESREVNKARLRVQINGLRPLIMCMDLELPSKKIVEIVLEYEHLEKHCFFCKSLSHEDGDCPARPLDRTNPGDKRRLDISRQNTLESIEEGRRRQAERKFTRNNEGNTHSGAR from the coding sequence ATGTTGATCCTGCAGAAATGGGAACCTGTTGTGTCGGATAGCTTCCCTTCACGCATATCCTTTTGGGTACAGGTCCATGGTATACCACTTCACTACTGGACAGATGGTACTATCAACGCCATTGGTGCTGTACTTGGACCTATTGAAAGCCGGGAAGTGAACAAAGCTAGGCTTCGGGTACAAATAAATGGTTTGAGACCATTAATTATGTGTATGGACCTCGAACTGCCATCGAAGAAGATCGTAGAGATAGTGCTGGAGTATGAGCACTTAGAAAAGCACTGCTTTTTCTGTAAGTCCCTGTCCCATGAAGATGGAGACTGTCCTGCTCGACCTCTGGATAGGACTAACCCTGGAGACAAAAGGCGCCTAGATATCTCTCGTCAAAACACTCTGGAAAGCATTGAGGAGGGAAGGAGAAGGCAAGCTGAAAGAAAATTCACTCGCAACAACGAAGGCAATACTCATAGCGGAGCTCGCTGA